The DNA region ATTAATACATTGAATATAGATCTGTTACCTAAATAACAAtaatataatagttataatactCACTTCAGTGTTTCCAATTTACAGAGTGGATTGCCCAGTCCAAAACAGAGCAGCTCTACCCCTGAATCAGTCAGGCCATTGTGACTCAGGTCCAGCTTTCTCAAACTTGAGGTACATGATCCGAAAGATAAGGCCAGATTCTCACAACATCTCCAAGTGATATTGCAAGAATTCATCCTTAGGGAAATAAGGAACATTTGAAAATACCACTCAGTGTTTTAGTCCAGTGTTTCTATAACTTTAGTCCATAGACCAGCCCAGGTTTGTGTGTTTTGAACATGTATCTGAATCTGAGAAAGGACAACCTGTCACTTGTTGAATGTTTatgagaagaagagaaggatagagagagagcgagaaagaaagcaGAGTACTTACAGAGCCGTTTTAGAGGCTTTGATCACTGGCAACAGTCTCATAACGCCTTCGTCTGATCTGACAAATTTATTCAGCTCAAATACATCCAGCTCCTCGTCTGAGGACAACATAACAAAGGCCAGAGCAGACCAATGAGAATATGAGAGTTCAACCTTCGAAACACCTCCTGACTTCAAGTAGATTTGGATTTCCTCCACCAGAGAATTGTCGTTCAGCTCATTCAGACAGTGAAAAAGGTTGATGCACCTCTCTGGAGAGGGATTTTTCCTGATCCTGTCCTTAATGAAGTCGACTGTGCCCTTGTTGCTCTGTGAGCTCCCTTCTGTCTGTGTCAGTAGGCCTCGAAGGAGTGTCTGGTTGGACTTCAGTGAGAGGCCAAGAAGGAAGCGCAGGAACAGGTCCAGGTGTCCATTCTGACTCTTTAAGGCCTTATCCACTGCGCTCTTGTAGATGTTGTCAGGACGAATTTCTTCATACAAGACAATTCCAGtcgaggaggatggtagttgggGTGTTATAACATCCTCATTGTTGTCTTCAAATGAAAGAAACACATACAAAGCAGCAATGAACTCCTGAAGGCTCAGATGAACAAAGCTGTAGACCACTTCCTGGTACATACACTCTTCTCTTAAGATCTGTGTGAACACTCCTGAGCACAAAGAAGCTTGTCTGATGTCAATGCCAAACTCTTTCAGATCTTTCTCATAGAAGATCAGGTTGCCTTTCTCAAGATGTTCAAAGGCCAGTTTTCCAAGTTTCAGAATGATCTCTTTATCCCAGTGGAGATCTGTGTCAGGGTCTTCATGATACTTCCTCATTGTCTGTATTATCTGAAAGATCAGAAACTGTAAGAACATTTGTGTCAGAGTCTTGGGCAAGTCTCCACTTTCTGCTTTACTCATCAGTTTCCCTAGAACAGTGGCTGAGATCCAACAGAACACTGGTATGTGGCACATGATGTCGAGGCTCCTTGATGACTTTATATGTGCGATGATTCTTTCAGCTAGTTTCTCATCACTGACTGTCTTCTTGAAGTATTTCTCCTTCTGTTCATCCCTAAACCCTCGTACCTCAGTCACCTGGTCAACACACTCAGGAGGGATCCGATTGGTAGCTGCTGGTCGTGAAGTTATCCAGAGAAGAGCAAAAGGAAGCAGATTCCCCTTTATGAGGTTTGTCAGAAGTACATCCACTGTGATTGACTTTTTGACATCACAGCAGATCTCATTTCTGTTGAAATTCAGAGGAAGTTGGCACTCATCTAACCCATCAAAgataaacaacacttttttaaaGTTGGAAAGTCCTGATTCTTTGATGACATTGAAGAAATCATGGAGTAGGTCAATCAAACTGAGTGTCTTTTCCttcatcaaattcagctcccgaAAAGGAATTGGAAATATGAACTGTATATCCTGATTAGCTTCTCTATCAACCCAGTCCATAATGAATTTCTGCACTGAGACGGTCTTTCCAATGCCAGCGACTCCCTTTGTGAGCACAGTTCTGATAGTCATGTCCTGTCCAGGTAAGGGTTTAAAGATGTCGTTGCATTTGATTGGTATCTCTTGTGTCGCTGGTCTCCTTAATACTGCCTCAATTTTCATCACCTCATGTTCTTTATCAACCTCACCACTTCCACCCTCTGTGATGAagagctctgtgtagatcttATTTAGGAGTGTTGGACGTCCTTGTGTAGCTATTCCTGGAAATATTCTTTCAAATGTTCTCTTCAGGTACGATTTCAATTCTGTTTGGCACATTTCAATATTCCCATCTGAAAAACAATAACATTGGTGAAGAATGCAAcctttatttgtactttttaaaCTACTTTAACACAGGACACAATTTAATATTGTAGGAAGTCAGTCAATCAGGTATTGATGATCACAAAGCCAATATTTCACCTCATTTACCTTTGACTTTAGAATTCAGAGTTGTGCTGACATGGACTGCAGAGGGTTCACCTGGGATGAGAGAGCAACAGAACATTAATGGCAACCAATGCCTTCTCATCGGTGCATTTATTATTTTTTGGTGAGGATATCGAGAGACTCAGCATTGTTTACCATTGCCTGTAGTGTTTTTAATCGATGCATAATCAACTGATCCTTACATATGGTAAGCATTTAGCATAAACCACAGCAATGACATTGCATCTTGTCTGAGCTGCGATTGAGGTACTGGCTTTGGTTTAACTCATGGGACAGTGATGAATAGCAAACGTGAAAAAAGCCAAGATATCCCAACTTTATACATTGTATTTCTGCAgcacaaagagggagagagatgctcTTACCTAGATCTTGGACTATTTGAGGTTGTTGTTCCAGTAGAATCCTGTAAAAGGCTGATTTCACCTTTACCCCTCCTGAATGCAGGGCCTCATACAGCAGTCTCATTTGTCCCTGGCTGGTCCTGGTAGCATGGATATTAGAGTACACCTCCTTATGGATCAGGCGCCTCTGGAGTAGGTCATCTGCTATGGGCATCACTATGATAACCCTCTGAATGAGCTCAGCCATATGCTTATCCACAAACTGGGCATCTGGGAGTGATGTTAGATAAGAAAGATGCAAAGTTATCAAGCCAAGTTATCACATCATCTCTGTGAATCTGCTCCGAAGTGGGTAGGACTAGGAGGGAAGCTTTAAAGATTTGAATATCACATGTTTCACAAATATGACTTTACAAACATCTGTCAACGTCTCTGTGACTGACATTGGAGGGCATCATTCCAGACAGTTTATTACAATTGTGGTATCCCGGGAAGTCTACCCCTGGGGTTGGTAATAGAGGGGGAGGTACGTGCTGCGCgctggctccctctgctgggagTACACGGGCTGGGCACCCCGACACAGATGGCTCCAAGTAGAGGTTATTAGGGGAAAGTGCCAACCAGCCGTGGAGGCACATAAAACGAACACCGTGGGGGAGAACAGAGGCTGAGAAGAAGGGCTGAGCCAAACCTAAGTGATTTTGTTGTtatgtgtattttattgcctagTAAAATCGTGTTTTCTGACTAgaacctccctgtctctgtgttaatctctgcacgctcaacccaacaccccacAGTTTACCGCACAATGTTAATCTTTAAGGACAATCATTGCTTTGATTTTGAACAAAACACGGCAGCATTTAACTGTATTTACAATGTATAGAAGTATTCTTATAGCTTCCCCAAAATAGTTCCTATGGGCTTTTTAAAATGGAAATCGTTGTCACGTTGTGGGAATAACAAGAGCCAAGCACCACCCAGAGTTAGCAATATCCTACTGGTACATTTTACCATGTATTTGCAtcagggaacgcctactctgtatGAGTTTGTACGCAAGATCTTGAAACTGCCGTTGCACTCCTTCTAAATAACATCATTTCTAGAGAGTATGGCAATTGCCCAAGTCTAAAAAACTTtgtgcactctgttcacaacacattctagttttgggaactgAAAATTATGTAGCGATCCGATGTTTCATCTATGAAAAAATAAGCATTAGGTCAACCCAGTTTTATCGTGCTGTATCTTCCCCCTCTGCTTTGCCGCTGGACTCCCTCTCTTTATCAAATAGCGAAAGTGAAATATTTTCCCTTTTTCTTTTCCCATATACCATTCTTGGAGAAATGTGATTAAACCATACAATATTTGGATAAATGTAATTATGTCCGTATCCATATGAAAATAGTTCAGTATCATTTGTGAGTTAAGAGTTGATCACAAAGCCAGTATGTCACATACCATCTGAAATCAAAGCTGCAGACTCAGCCATGCTAGTAGTTTAAcctggggagagagaaaaatataaatTTTCTTCACCCTCTTTAGCTGTGCTACCAGCACTATTCCACACGGCCCTCAAGTACTGCAGTCATCTGCAGAGTTTCACAAAGGCTACTGTGTCAGCATGCATAGCTCAACATTGTTAAAACATAGGAAACTGTCCAAAAGCCTCCAGTGTTAAATTAGGCTATTTCCTTACCGTAGTCCCAGGATGTGAGATTTGAAAGCTAAATCATGTCTGTCTATGGATATCTCCTCGAATGTAAAACTGTTATGCAATGAAACAGTACACCGTCTGTGACTGTATCCGAGATGGCTGCTTATGTAATGTTTCTTCTTCTCCAGTCATTTGTTTCTGTTGCCCCTCCCTGTTCAGAAATTCAGATACAGGGTATGTAAATCGAGATAAAGGCTAACTGATGAAAAGCTGAAGTCAGCCAACCAGTTTGGAGCATGCCGCTGAAATGACGCTAAAATTTGCCTCCCCCTCTTTTGGACATGATCTCACTGTCAGTAAGCTTTgtcataaaataaaatgttattcatcacatgcgccaaatacaacaggcgCATGGTATACCTTACCACGAAATGCTtacgtacaagcccttaaccaacaataaatagagttaagaaaatatttactaaataaactaaagcaaaatgtttttagaaatatggAGGCTATgtcggtaccaagtcaatgtacTATGGggaacaggttagtcgaggtagcagtagtgtaaattgattaattgttcagcagtcttatggcttgggggtggaagctgttaaggagccttttggtcctaaacttgacactccggtacagcttgctgtgcattagcagagagaacagtctatgacttgggtgactgaagACTTTTACCGTTTTTTGGACAatcctttgacaccgcctagtatatacagtaccagtcaaaagtttggacacctactcattcaagggtttatctttatttatttttttactattttctacattgtagaataacagtgaagacatcaacactatgacataacacatatggcatcatgtagtaagcaaaaaagtgttaaacaaatcaaacaatgttttatattttagattcttcaaagtagccaccctttgcctgatgacagctttgcacactctcagtattctctcaaccagcttcaactggaatgctttttcaacagtcttgaaggagttcccacatatgctgagcacttgttggctgcttttccttcactctgcagtccaaatcatcccaaaccatctcaattatgTTGAGGTCTGGTTAtcgtgtaggccaggtcatctgatgcagcactccatcactctccttcttggtcaaacaaaAAATCAAAAATTTTGACCAACATCAGACCAaacgacagatttccacaggtctaatgtccattgctgtgtttcttggcccatccagtctcttattcttattggtttcctttagttgtgatttctttgcagcaattcaaccatgaatgcctgattcatgcagtctcctctgaacagttgatgttgagatgtgtctgttacttgaactctgtgacgcatgtatttgggctgcaatttctgaggctggtaactctaatgaatttatcctctgcagcaggtaactctgggtcttcctttcctgtgccggtcctcatgagagacagtttcatcacagctcttgatggtttttgcgaatgcagttgaagaaactttcaaagttgttgaaattgactgactttcatttcttaaccatgtcttaaagtaatgatggactgttgtttctctttgcttatttgagctgttcttgccataatacggacttggtcttttaccaaatagggctatcttctgtaaaccaaccctaccttgtcacaacacgtCTGATTGGATCAACgcatttagaaggaaagaaatttgacaaattaacttttaacaaggcacacctgttaattgaattgcattccaagtgactacctcatgaaactggttgagaaaaTTCCTACAGTGtccaaagctatcatcaaggcgaaaggtggctactttgaagaatctcaaatatataatatattttgatttgtttatcacttgtttttggttactacatgattccatatgtgttatttcatagttttgatgtcttcactattattctacaatgtagaaaatagtccaaataaaggaaaaacccaggaatgagtaggtgtgtccaaacttttgactgtatggtatatattttttattcagtCATATAAACATgccaaacagcctacctgaccgcTCGGAGGCCTCCGCATGTTCCTAAAGCACACTGTTGCTACATTTTGTATCACATTctaatgataaaactgggggagacaaaaatgcaatttcagaatgtgggtgTGACATGTCCACCCGTCCCCAGTTAAAGTTTCGCCCCTGGCTGGAGACATACCACAGGCCCAAACCGACTGTGAATGATCCTGCATTTTGATTGGTTTGGTTTTCAAATGTCATTAGGTCCATGATGTGCTGCCAATCTGGAAGTTACTAAAACTCACACAAGATTTTACAGCTTCAGTCTAAACTaagtttaaggttaggggttaagaaGATTGACCTACATATGGCCAATGGTATAACCCGGCTATTCCcaggggtacgcgcaatgccgtcggggcTATGCCAAATAAAAAcgtgattcacattttcaaacagtccatttagataTTCCAATGGGGCTTTAcatttgggtgatgtttttttctcacctgagtagcctcgtttctctgccaaaaataaaatgaaaccatcagtgaaataacaaaacaaactcaACTACAGGTAGTctaataattaacatccaatcacattaaccgttccTCTCTAGCGGGAATTTTACTACTGGTCcttatgtagccaaacgtagctgctgctcattccgtttgcccGAATATTGATAAATGGTTCAAAAAATTAAGGCCCGCATCCATAAAGACACATACCCGCTCTACCGGTAGTACTGCTACAACCAGCAGTACTACATCTGCACCTGTCGACAACAGAAGTTGTTCTACTCCCACGCAGCACATCCAATGCTCGCATCAGtagttctacatttgttgttagcccagctagcatggacactgacagttgcgaatctgatgcagccgaagagctactgcccccttacctgggaaagcactgaacaacagacagggacgttggaccatgaTTTgaggttcacttatattgggagtagtgcctttcctcagccacagtgtgttatatgtgtaaAAGTATCTcaactcaatgaaaccttcactcttgcgcagacattaaGAAACAAATTTGAAAAATTTGAAAAATAATCCACAGCAGTTTTTGGAGCGAAAATTAAGacgacttttgagtagtaagacatgtataaaaacaacagataccattaataagaagggtctagaagcgtcttatatggtgagctaccaagTGTCTAGGataggcaagccccatactattgtggaggacttaattcttcctgctgcagATATGGCTTGAACAATGCTCGGGGAAAAtgccaaaaaactatacagacaatgccttcaaaCTATACAGACACtgtttcacgatgcatcagtgacatagcaggagatgttttgaaacaattaatgcttcgcatacaagccagtgatcctggtatatgtccgttacgtttatgggggggggggggggggggggtcaattaaggaagtgCCGTGGAATTATTCTAATCAAAAGGAGACACTTACATTTCTTCAAAACAAGTCAACTTTATTAGTTAATTACTGCAATAATTGAGCTTTTCAACGAGCCCCCGTTAAAGAAAAGTCCATCCTCCTGGATGTTCATGACAAATCATAGATGATTTATACAAATGCACATTTTGCTCTCATGCAACAGACATCAACATTTACATGGCGCCAAATATCTGTCTCTAGTTCATTTACTGCTTGTTTATACAAAAATACTAATGCAACCTAGAATACTACATCCTTTCTGTAAAGAAACTGGAGATTGGTTCTCACTGTTaccgacagacaggcacacagacactaaTCATGGAATGGAATGTTGTCACCAATCCATCGTAAATCCACTGTTAGTTTTAAATCTCCCATAGGTCCACTTtcagtctacacacacagatGAGATTGTTCTAAAAAAACTATTATGTTGCAAAAAACAACCATTTTATGCAAtaacagtattataacataattGTGTAATTTCTGTTCTGGCATTTTCCCATTTTGAGAGTCCTCTCAACTTAAAATAAATGTACAAAGAAAACGTAGAAAATGCATACATTCTTCATAAAACAAGAAGCAT from Oncorhynchus mykiss isolate Arlee chromosome 1, USDA_OmykA_1.1, whole genome shotgun sequence includes:
- the LOC110521272 gene encoding NACHT, LRR and PYD domains-containing protein 12 isoform X2: MAELIQRVIIVMPIADDLLQRRLIHKEVYSNIHATRTSQGQMRLLYEALHSGGVKVKSAFYRILLEQQPQIVQDLGEPSAVHVSTTLNSKVKDGNIEMCQTELKSYLKRTFERIFPGIATQGRPTLLNKIYTELFITEGGSGEVDKEHEVMKIEAVLRRPATQEIPIKCNDIFKPLPGQDMTIRTVLTKGVAGIGKTVSVQKFIMDWVDREANQDIQFIFPIPFRELNLMKEKTLSLIDLLHDFFNVIKESGLSNFKKVLFIFDGLDECQLPLNFNRNEICCDVKKSITVDVLLTNLIKGNLLPFALLWITSRPAATNRIPPECVDQVTEVRGFRDEQKEKYFKKTVSDEKLAERIIAHIKSSRSLDIMCHIPVFCWISATVLGKLMSKAESGDLPKTLTQMFLQFLIFQIIQTMRKYHEDPDTDLHWDKEIILKLGKLAFEHLEKGNLIFYEKDLKEFGIDIRQASLCSGVFTQILREECMYQEVVYSFVHLSLQEFIAALYVFLSFEDNNEDVITPQLPSSSTGIVLYEEIRPDNIYKSAVDKALKSQNGHLDLFLRFLLGLSLKSNQTLLRGLLTQTEGSSQSNKGTVDFIKDRIRKNPSPERCINLFHCLNELNDNSLVEEIQIYLKSGGVSKVELSYSHWSALAFVMLSSDEELDVFELNKFVRSDEGVMRLLPVIKASKTALMNSCNITWRCCENLALSFGSCTSSLRKLDLSHNGLTDSGVELLCFGLGNPLCKLETLKLSGCKVQEKGCASLASALRSNPSHLRELDLSYNNPGDSGVKQLSAALEVPDCKLETLSLIECSLTGTCCDALASALCSSSSSLRELDLSRNDLHSIGLELLSAGLRSTNCKLETLRLSNCEVEEKGCASLASALWSNPSHLRELDLSYNHNLQDAGVANLSAALGNPLCNLESLRLETCKVTEEGFSSLASALKSNPSHLRQLDLSSNKAGDTGAKLLSAALEHPGCKLLKLRLSFCSVLGNGCCSLVSALRSNPSHLRQLDLSNNFLGDSGVKLLSALLEDPHCEIKTLRLTDCYISEEAFVSLASALISNPSHLRELDLTRNYVGDSGVKLLCAGLKDPCCKLEKLSLFCCKLSWECCEAMAAALRSTSSLRELDLSHNYLGNSGVTMLSAGLGNPHCKLMILRLCNCGMTEEGCASLATELRLNPSHLKYLDLSSNSPGDPGMNLLFAVLVDPCCKLEILILDNCHLTENCCAALATALSSNTCSLKSLNLSDNNLYDSGVQLLSAGLKNTQCKLETLKVANCKFKEDGCVALASALSANPFHLTELDLNQNRYGRGKAQLKALQKDPHCKLEKVGLVPM
- the LOC110521272 gene encoding NACHT, LRR and PYD domains-containing protein 12 isoform X5, producing MAESAALISDDAQFVDKHMAELIQRVIIVMPIADDLLQRRLIHKEVYSNIHATRTSQGQMRLLYEALHSGGVKVKSAFYRILLEQQPQIVQDLGEPSAVHVSTTLNSKVKDGNIEMCQTELKSYLKRTFERIFPGIATQGRPTLLNKIYTELFITEGGSGEVDKEHEVMKIEAVLRRPATQEIPIKCNDIFKPLPGQDMTIRTVLTKGVAGIGKTVSVQKFIMDWVDREANQDIQFIFPIPFRELNLMKEKTLSLIDLLHDFFNVIKESGLSNFKKVLFIFDGLDECQLPLNFNRNEICCDVKKSITVDVLLTNLIKGNLLPFALLWITSRPAATNRIPPECVDQVTEVRGFRDEQKEKYFKKTVSDEKLAERIIAHIKSSRSLDIMCHIPVFCWISATVLGKLMSKAESGDLPKTLTQMFLQFLIFQIIQTMRKYHEDPDTDLHWDKEIILKLGKLAFEHLEKGNLIFYEKDLKEFGIDIRQASLCSGVFTQILREECMYQEVVYSFVHLSLQEFIAALYVFLSFEDNNEDVITPQLPSSSTGIVLYEEIRPDNIYKSAVDKALKSQNGHLDLFLRFLLGLSLKSNQTLLRGLLTQTEGSSQSNKGTVDFIKDRIRKNPSPERCINLFHCLNELNDNSLVEEIQIYLKSGGVSKVELSYSHWSALAFVMLSSDEELDVFELNKFVRSDEGVMRLLPVIKASKTALMNSCNITWRCCENLALSFGSCTSSLRKLDLSHNGLTDSGVELLCFGLGNPLCKLETLKLSGCKVQEKGCASLASALRSNPSHLRELDLSYNNPGDSGVKQLSAALEVPDCKLETLSLIECSLTGTCCDALASALCSSSSSLRELDLSRNDLHSIGLELLSAGLRSTNCKLETLRLSNCEVEEKGCASLASALWSNPSHLRELDLSYNHNLQDAGVANLSAALGNPLCNLESLRLETCKVTEEGFSSLASALKSNPSHLRQLDLSSNKAGDTGAKLLSAALEHPGCKLLKLRLSFCSVLGNGCCSLVSALRSNPSHLRQLDLSNNFLGDSGVKLLSALLEDPHCEIKTLRLTDCYISEEAFVSLASALISNPSHLRELDLTRNYVGDSGVKLLCAGLKDPCCKLEKLSLDNCHLTENCCAALATALSSNTCSLKSLNLSDNNLYDSGVQLLSAGLKNTQCKLETLKVANCKFKEDGCVALASALSANPFHLTELDLNQNRYGRGKAQLKALQKDPHCKLEKVGLVPM
- the LOC110521272 gene encoding NACHT, LRR and PYD domains-containing protein 12 isoform X4; the encoded protein is MAESAALISDDAQFVDKHMAELIQRVIIVMPIADDLLQRRLIHKEVYSNIHATRTSQGQMRLLYEALHSGGVKVKSAFYRILLEQQPQIVQDLGEPSAVHVSTTLNSKVKDGNIEMCQTELKSYLKRTFERIFPGIATQGRPTLLNKIYTELFITEGGSGEVDKEHEVMKIEAVLRRPATQEIPIKCNDIFKPLPGQDMTIRTVLTKGVAGIGKTVSVQKFIMDWVDREANQDIQFIFPIPFRELNLMKEKTLSLIDLLHDFFNVIKESGLSNFKKVLFIFDGLDECQLPLNFNRNEICCDVKKSITVDVLLTNLIKGNLLPFALLWITSRPAATNRIPPECVDQVTEVRGFRDEQKEKYFKKTVSDEKLAERIIAHIKSSRSLDIMCHIPVFCWISATVLGKLMSKAESGDLPKTLTQMFLQFLIFQIIQTMRKYHEDPDTDLHWDKEIILKLGKLAFEHLEKGNLIFYEKDLKEFGIDIRQASLCSGVFTQILREECMYQEVVYSFVHLSLQEFIAALYVFLSFEDNNEDVITPQLPSSSTGIVLYEEIRPDNIYKSAVDKALKSQNGHLDLFLRFLLGLSLKSNQTLLRGLLTQTEGSSQSNKGTVDFIKDRIRKNPSPERCINLFHCLNELNDNSLVEEIQIYLKSGGVSKVELSYSHWSALAFVMLSSDEELDVFELNKFVRSDEGVMRLLPVIKASKTALMNSCNITWRCCENLALSFGSCTSSLRKLDLSHNGLTDSGVELLCFGLGNPLCKLETLKLSGCKVQEKGCASLASALRSNPSHLRELDLSYNNPGDSGVKQLSAALEVPDCKLETLSLIECSLTGTCCDALASALCSSSSSLRELDLSRNDLHSIGLELLSAGLRSTNCKLETLRLSNCEVEEKGCASLASALWSNPSHLRELDLSYNHNLQDAGVANLSAALGNPLCNLESLRLETCKVTEEGFSSLASALKSNPSHLRQLDLSSNKAGDTGAKLLSAALEHPGCKLLKLRLSFCSVLGNGCCSLVSALRSNPSHLRQLDLSNNFLGDSGVKLLSALLEDPHCEIKTLRLTDCYISEEAFVSLASALISNPSHLRELDLTRNYVGDSGVKLLCAGLKDPCCKLEKLSLFCCKLSWECCEAMAAALRSTSSLRELDLSHNYLGNSGVTMLSAGLGNPHCKLMILSLDNCHLTENCCAALATALSSNTCSLKSLNLSDNNLYDSGVQLLSAGLKNTQCKLETLKVANCKFKEDGCVALASALSANPFHLTELDLNQNRYGRGKAQLKALQKDPHCKLEKVGLVPM
- the LOC110521272 gene encoding NACHT, LRR and PYD domains-containing protein 12 isoform X3, translating into MAESAALISDDAQFVDKHMAELIQRVIIVMPIADDLLQRRLIHKEVYSNIHATRTSQGQMRLLYEALHSGGVKVKSAFYRILLEQQPQIVQDLGEPSAVHVSTTLNSKVKDGNIEMCQTELKSYLKRTFERIFPGIATQGRPTLLNKIYTELFITEGGSGEVDKEHEVMKIEAVLRRPATQEIPIKCNDIFKPLPGQDMTIRTVLTKGVAGIGKTVSVQKFIMDWVDREANQDIQFIFPIPFRELNLMKEKTLSLIDLLHDFFNVIKESGLSNFKKVLFIFDGLDECQLPLNFNRNEICCDVKKSITVDVLLTNLIKGNLLPFALLWITSRPAATNRIPPECVDQVTEVRGFRDEQKEKYFKKTVSDEKLAERIIAHIKSSRSLDIMCHIPVFCWISATVLGKLMSKAESGDLPKTLTQMFLQFLIFQIIQTMRKYHEDPDTDLHWDKEIILKLGKLAFEHLEKGNLIFYEKDLKEFGIDIRQASLCSGVFTQILREECMYQEVVYSFVHLSLQEFIAALYVFLSFEDNNEDVITPQLPSSSTGIVLYEEIRPDNIYKSAVDKALKSQNGHLDLFLRFLLGLSLKSNQTLLRGLLTQTEGSSQSNKGTVDFIKDRIRKNPSPERCINLFHCLNELNDNSLVEEIQIYLKSGGVSKVELSYSHWSALAFVMLSSDEELDVFELNKFVRSDEGVMRLLPVIKASKTALMNSCNITWRCCENLALSFGSCTSSLRKLDLSHNGLTDSGVELLCFGLGNPLCKLETLKLSGCKVQEKGCASLASALRSNPSHLRELDLSYNNPGDSGVKQLSAALEVPDCKLETLRLSNCEVEEKGCASLASALWSNPSHLRELDLSYNHNLQDAGVANLSAALGNPLCNLESLRLETCKVTEEGFSSLASALKSNPSHLRQLDLSSNKAGDTGAKLLSAALEHPGCKLLKLRLSFCSVLGNGCCSLVSALRSNPSHLRQLDLSNNFLGDSGVKLLSALLEDPHCEIKTLRLTDCYISEEAFVSLASALISNPSHLRELDLTRNYVGDSGVKLLCAGLKDPCCKLEKLSLFCCKLSWECCEAMAAALRSTSSLRELDLSHNYLGNSGVTMLSAGLGNPHCKLMILRLCNCGMTEEGCASLATELRLNPSHLKYLDLSSNSPGDPGMNLLFAVLVDPCCKLEILILDNCHLTENCCAALATALSSNTCSLKSLNLSDNNLYDSGVQLLSAGLKNTQCKLETLKVANCKFKEDGCVALASALSANPFHLTELDLNQNRYGRGKAQLKALQKDPHCKLEKVGLVPM
- the LOC110521272 gene encoding NACHT, LRR and PYD domains-containing protein 12 isoform X1, with amino-acid sequence MAESAALISDDAQFVDKHMAELIQRVIIVMPIADDLLQRRLIHKEVYSNIHATRTSQGQMRLLYEALHSGGVKVKSAFYRILLEQQPQIVQDLGEPSAVHVSTTLNSKVKDGNIEMCQTELKSYLKRTFERIFPGIATQGRPTLLNKIYTELFITEGGSGEVDKEHEVMKIEAVLRRPATQEIPIKCNDIFKPLPGQDMTIRTVLTKGVAGIGKTVSVQKFIMDWVDREANQDIQFIFPIPFRELNLMKEKTLSLIDLLHDFFNVIKESGLSNFKKVLFIFDGLDECQLPLNFNRNEICCDVKKSITVDVLLTNLIKGNLLPFALLWITSRPAATNRIPPECVDQVTEVRGFRDEQKEKYFKKTVSDEKLAERIIAHIKSSRSLDIMCHIPVFCWISATVLGKLMSKAESGDLPKTLTQMFLQFLIFQIIQTMRKYHEDPDTDLHWDKEIILKLGKLAFEHLEKGNLIFYEKDLKEFGIDIRQASLCSGVFTQILREECMYQEVVYSFVHLSLQEFIAALYVFLSFEDNNEDVITPQLPSSSTGIVLYEEIRPDNIYKSAVDKALKSQNGHLDLFLRFLLGLSLKSNQTLLRGLLTQTEGSSQSNKGTVDFIKDRIRKNPSPERCINLFHCLNELNDNSLVEEIQIYLKSGGVSKVELSYSHWSALAFVMLSSDEELDVFELNKFVRSDEGVMRLLPVIKASKTALMNSCNITWRCCENLALSFGSCTSSLRKLDLSHNGLTDSGVELLCFGLGNPLCKLETLKLSGCKVQEKGCASLASALRSNPSHLRELDLSYNNPGDSGVKQLSAALEVPDCKLETLSLIECSLTGTCCDALASALCSSSSSLRELDLSRNDLHSIGLELLSAGLRSTNCKLETLRLSNCEVEEKGCASLASALWSNPSHLRELDLSYNHNLQDAGVANLSAALGNPLCNLESLRLETCKVTEEGFSSLASALKSNPSHLRQLDLSSNKAGDTGAKLLSAALEHPGCKLLKLRLSFCSVLGNGCCSLVSALRSNPSHLRQLDLSNNFLGDSGVKLLSALLEDPHCEIKTLRLTDCYISEEAFVSLASALISNPSHLRELDLTRNYVGDSGVKLLCAGLKDPCCKLEKLSLFCCKLSWECCEAMAAALRSTSSLRELDLSHNYLGNSGVTMLSAGLGNPHCKLMILRLCNCGMTEEGCASLATELRLNPSHLKYLDLSSNSPGDPGMNLLFAVLVDPCCKLEILILDNCHLTENCCAALATALSSNTCSLKSLNLSDNNLYDSGVQLLSAGLKNTQCKLETLKVANCKFKEDGCVALASALSANPFHLTELDLNQNRYGRGKAQLKALQKDPHCKLEKVGLVPM